Proteins encoded together in one Nitrospirota bacterium window:
- the nuoE gene encoding NADH-quinone oxidoreductase subunit NuoE, which translates to MLTEEEKEEIRKSLKDVVHKREAVSDALKVVQRHRGWISGELPEVAEMLGMSPAEVDSIATFYSLIFRRPVGKHVILLCDSFCCWIMGYREVFEHLSTRLGVGFGETTEDGQFTLLPVCCIGACGVAPAMMVDEELYGDLTPEKIDSILEDYK; encoded by the coding sequence GAGCCTCAAGGACGTCGTGCACAAGAGAGAGGCCGTCTCCGACGCCCTGAAGGTCGTCCAGAGACACCGGGGCTGGATCTCCGGCGAGCTCCCCGAGGTGGCCGAGATGTTGGGGATGTCGCCCGCCGAGGTGGACAGCATCGCCACCTTCTACAGCCTCATCTTCAGAAGGCCGGTGGGCAAGCACGTCATTCTGCTGTGCGACTCCTTCTGCTGCTGGATAATGGGCTACAGGGAGGTTTTCGAGCACCTGAGCACGCGGCTGGGCGTGGGCTTCGGGGAGACGACGGAGGACGGGCAGTTTACCCTGCTTCCCGTCTGCTGCATAGGGGCCTGCGGCGTGGCCCCCGCCATGATGGTGGACGAGGAGCTTTACGGAGACCTGACCCCGGAGAAGATAGACAGCATCCTGGAGGACTACAAGTGA
- the nuoF gene encoding NADH-quinone oxidoreductase subunit NuoF, giving the protein MTAGTERKPLTGAFRADGAAPTLGEYRKAGGYEGLRRALKEMKPGEVTKEVLASGLRGRGGAGFPTGKKWSFMPMGEKARHPKYYTCNADEMEPGSFKDRVLMEGNPHLLIEGMAIASYALEASTAVIFLRWAYHAARKRLERAIAEAYDGNFLGENIMGTDFSLRLHVHSSAGRYMCGEEATMMTALEGRRPFPRAKPPHLSVCGLWGKSTVNNNVETICNVPHIVKNGAAWYKGLSRTKEGGTKLYTMAGRVQRPGAWELPMGTTMRELLEEHAGGMREGYRFRAAIPGGASTEFVLKGHLDTKMDFDSMPESGSRLGTGTVVVLDDRTCPIGTTWSLMDFFSRESCGWCTPCREGLPWIARILEAIERGEGEPGDMDILREHCRDLGSGRTFCFLAPGAMEPLRSALRYFEDDFMRHIREKRCTYGRAGL; this is encoded by the coding sequence GTGACGGCGGGCACGGAGAGAAAACCGTTGACCGGGGCCTTCAGGGCCGACGGCGCCGCGCCGACCCTCGGGGAGTACCGGAAAGCCGGAGGCTACGAGGGCCTGAGGAGGGCCCTCAAGGAGATGAAGCCCGGGGAGGTCACCAAGGAAGTCCTGGCCTCCGGCCTCCGGGGGCGGGGAGGGGCGGGATTCCCCACCGGGAAGAAATGGAGCTTCATGCCCATGGGTGAGAAGGCCCGCCATCCCAAGTACTACACCTGTAACGCCGACGAGATGGAGCCCGGCTCCTTCAAGGACAGGGTCTTGATGGAGGGCAACCCCCACCTGCTGATAGAGGGCATGGCCATAGCCTCCTACGCCCTGGAGGCCAGCACTGCGGTCATTTTTCTCCGGTGGGCGTATCACGCCGCGCGGAAGCGCCTGGAACGGGCCATAGCGGAGGCTTACGACGGCAATTTCCTGGGCGAAAACATCATGGGCACGGACTTCAGCCTCCGCCTGCACGTGCACTCAAGCGCCGGACGCTACATGTGCGGGGAGGAGGCCACGATGATGACGGCCCTGGAGGGCAGGCGCCCCTTCCCCCGGGCCAAACCTCCGCACCTCTCCGTCTGCGGCCTTTGGGGAAAGTCCACCGTGAACAACAACGTCGAGACGATATGCAACGTCCCCCACATCGTAAAGAACGGAGCCGCGTGGTACAAGGGCCTGAGCCGGACCAAGGAGGGAGGGACCAAGCTCTACACGATGGCCGGCCGGGTGCAAAGGCCGGGTGCCTGGGAGCTTCCCATGGGCACCACGATGCGGGAGCTTCTGGAGGAGCACGCCGGAGGCATGCGCGAGGGATACCGGTTCAGGGCGGCCATCCCGGGTGGGGCCTCCACGGAGTTCGTCCTCAAGGGGCATCTGGATACGAAGATGGATTTCGACAGCATGCCGGAAAGCGGAAGCAGGCTGGGGACCGGGACGGTGGTCGTCCTGGACGACAGGACGTGCCCAATAGGTACCACGTGGAGCCTCATGGACTTCTTCAGCCGGGAGTCCTGCGGCTGGTGCACCCCCTGCCGGGAGGGCCTCCCGTGGATAGCCCGCATCCTGGAGGCCATCGAGAGGGGCGAGGGGGAGCCCGGCGACATGGACATCCTGAGGGAGCACTGCCGCGACCTGGGGTCGGGCCGCACGTTCTGTTTTCTGGCCCCGGGGGCCATGGAGCCCCTGAGAAGCGCGCTCAGGTACTTCGAGGACGATTTCATGAGGCACATCCGGGAGAAACGCTGCACGTACGGAAGGGCGGGGCTCTAG
- the nuoG gene encoding NADH-quinone oxidoreductase subunit NuoG — protein MATIYVDNVPYEVEDGQNLLEACLTLGFDIPYFCWHPALDSVGACRLCAVKVFKDEEDAKGELAMSCMTLAEDGTRLSVDDLEARAFRAKVIEWLMINHPHDCPVCDEGGECHLQDMTEMTGHVYRRYRFTKRTYRNQYLGPLVNHEMNRCIQCYRCVRFYKGYAGGRDLDVLGSHDHVYFGRYEDGVLESEFSGNLAEVCPTGVFTDKTLKGHYTRKWDLQSAPSVCVHCAHGCNTIAGERYESLRVIRNRYNSVVNGYFLCDRGRFGYEFVNSPERIGRPLLRESGWGRVPVDPETALRQMADVLHFGARVVGVGSPRASVEANFLLRELVGPENFYAGVPESELQALLAILAVRRTCPAPAPTLQEAESSDAVFVLGEDISATAPRMALALRQSVRQGPIELALSYGIPRWEDTALRTFAQREEQNPLSIATPAATRIEDIASRTYRASPGDIARLGFAVAHALAGGAPGVSALQKGVRSLAEDIAGDLKRAKRPLVISGAGAGTAAVHAAANVARALAEAGKECRLYLSAFDCNSIGLALMSEKGLGKAYETVRGGGVEAAVILEADLYARMEAARAEEFLDACRIVVLDSLASPTAEKADLVLPAATFAEGSGTLVNSEGRAQRFFEVFPPPEGVRESWRWLRQMMLAARWPEAARWETLDALLRSIEEKLPRMRGVARAAPSAGFRVRGLRVPRQPHRYSGRTAMHADRTLHEPRPPEDPDSPLDFSMEGYPGTPPPSLIPRLWAPGWNSVQAVDKYQKQVGGVLRGGSPGVPLLRAAEAAEGAYYGDIPEPFARREGRWLLCPLHHVFGSEELSARAPGIAALAPKPYVALGEEDAQGLGASGGEELLVVLGEATLRLPLVLKPELPRGVAGLPSGLPGLRWMRSPLWGEVRKG, from the coding sequence ATGGCCACCATTTACGTGGATAACGTGCCGTACGAGGTGGAAGACGGGCAGAACCTGCTTGAGGCCTGCCTCACGCTGGGGTTCGACATCCCGTACTTCTGCTGGCACCCCGCCCTTGACTCCGTGGGCGCGTGCAGGCTCTGCGCGGTCAAGGTCTTCAAGGACGAGGAGGACGCGAAGGGAGAGCTCGCCATGTCCTGCATGACCCTGGCGGAGGACGGCACGCGGCTTTCCGTGGACGACCTTGAGGCCCGGGCTTTCCGCGCCAAGGTCATCGAATGGCTGATGATAAACCATCCCCACGACTGCCCTGTCTGCGACGAAGGCGGGGAGTGCCACCTGCAGGACATGACCGAGATGACGGGGCACGTGTACAGGCGGTACAGGTTCACGAAGCGGACGTATCGCAACCAGTACCTGGGCCCCCTCGTCAACCACGAGATGAACCGCTGCATTCAGTGTTACCGCTGCGTGCGCTTCTACAAGGGATACGCGGGGGGGCGGGACCTGGACGTCCTGGGCTCCCACGACCACGTGTACTTCGGGCGGTACGAGGACGGCGTCCTGGAGAGCGAATTCAGCGGCAACCTGGCCGAGGTCTGCCCCACGGGGGTTTTCACCGACAAGACCCTCAAGGGGCACTACACGCGGAAATGGGACCTTCAGAGCGCCCCGTCCGTCTGCGTGCACTGCGCCCACGGGTGCAACACCATCGCCGGGGAGCGCTACGAATCCCTGCGGGTGATACGCAACCGCTACAACAGCGTCGTCAACGGCTATTTCCTCTGCGACCGGGGCCGCTTCGGCTACGAGTTCGTAAACAGCCCGGAGCGCATCGGCCGCCCCCTGCTCAGGGAGAGCGGATGGGGGCGCGTGCCGGTGGACCCGGAGACGGCGCTGAGGCAGATGGCCGACGTCCTGCACTTTGGGGCCCGGGTGGTGGGGGTGGGCTCGCCGAGGGCTTCGGTGGAGGCGAACTTCCTCCTTCGGGAGCTGGTGGGCCCGGAGAACTTTTATGCCGGGGTCCCGGAGAGCGAGCTTCAGGCCCTCTTGGCCATCCTCGCCGTACGCCGCACCTGCCCGGCCCCGGCGCCTACGCTCCAGGAAGCGGAGTCCTCGGATGCCGTTTTCGTCCTGGGCGAGGACATCTCGGCCACCGCCCCCCGGATGGCCCTTGCCCTGAGGCAGTCCGTTCGCCAGGGGCCCATCGAGCTGGCCCTTTCCTACGGCATTCCCCGCTGGGAAGACACGGCCTTGCGGACCTTCGCCCAGAGGGAGGAGCAAAACCCCCTCAGTATCGCCACGCCCGCAGCCACGCGGATAGAGGACATCGCCAGCCGCACCTACCGGGCCTCGCCCGGGGACATCGCCAGGCTGGGCTTCGCCGTGGCCCATGCGCTGGCCGGCGGCGCCCCCGGGGTCTCCGCCCTCCAGAAGGGCGTGAGGAGCCTGGCCGAGGACATAGCGGGCGACCTCAAGCGGGCCAAAAGGCCCCTTGTGATATCGGGCGCGGGCGCGGGGACGGCGGCGGTCCACGCTGCGGCCAACGTGGCCCGCGCCTTGGCGGAGGCCGGAAAGGAGTGCAGGCTTTACCTCTCGGCTTTCGACTGTAACAGCATCGGCCTCGCCCTGATGAGCGAAAAAGGGCTCGGGAAGGCGTATGAGACGGTAAGGGGCGGAGGGGTGGAGGCGGCCGTCATCCTGGAGGCCGACCTTTACGCCAGGATGGAAGCCGCGCGGGCCGAGGAGTTTCTGGATGCCTGCCGCATCGTGGTCCTTGACTCCCTGGCAAGCCCCACCGCGGAGAAGGCCGACCTGGTGCTCCCCGCCGCCACGTTCGCCGAAGGGAGCGGCACGCTGGTAAACAGCGAGGGCCGGGCCCAGAGGTTCTTCGAGGTCTTCCCGCCCCCGGAGGGGGTGCGGGAGAGCTGGCGGTGGCTCCGGCAGATGATGCTGGCCGCCCGCTGGCCCGAGGCCGCGCGGTGGGAGACCCTGGATGCCCTCCTCAGGAGCATCGAGGAGAAGCTGCCCCGGATGCGGGGCGTCGCCCGGGCCGCCCCTTCCGCGGGCTTCAGGGTGCGGGGGCTCAGGGTTCCCCGCCAGCCCCACCGCTACAGCGGCCGGACGGCGATGCACGCCGACAGGACCCTCCATGAGCCCAGGCCCCCCGAGGACCCGGACTCTCCGCTGGACTTCTCCATGGAGGGATACCCGGGGACGCCGCCCCCTTCCCTCATCCCGCGCCTCTGGGCGCCCGGATGGAACTCCGTGCAGGCCGTGGACAAGTATCAAAAACAGGTCGGGGGCGTCCTCAGGGGCGGAAGCCCGGGCGTCCCTCTTCTCCGTGCCGCGGAGGCGGCGGAGGGCGCCTACTATGGGGACATCCCCGAGCCCTTCGCCCGGCGGGAGGGGCGGTGGCTCCTCTGTCCGCTTCATCACGTGTTTGGCTCCGAGGAGCTGAGCGCGCGGGCTCCGGGCATCGCCGCGCTTGCGCCCAAGCCTTACGTAGCCCTGGGAGAGGAGGACGCCCAGGGGCTCGGCGCCTCCGGAGGCGAGGAGCTTCTCGTCGTTTTGGGAGAGGCGACCCTCAGGCTTCCCCTCGTGCTCAAGCCCGAGCTTCCCCGCGGGGTGGCCGGCCTGCCGTCGGGCCTTCCGGGGCTCCGGTGGATGAGAAGCCCCCTCTGGGGGGAGGTCCGGAAGGGGTGA
- the nuoH gene encoding NADH-quinone oxidoreductase subunit NuoH has translation MEILIPVLKVLFVFVAVMVVAPGLIWLERRLLGLWQDRYGPNRVGPFGILQVLADMLKVLAKEDWIPPFADKALFVFAPTIVVLGALLSFAVIPFAPGLEVIDLNVGLLYFLGLSSLAVYSIAFAGWSSNSKYSLLGGLRASAQMVSYEVFMGISLMGVVMLAGSFRLSDIVEAQKDLWFCIPQFLGLVVFLIAGTAETRRLPFDLPEAESELVAGFHAEYSGMKFGLFFVGEYIGVTLVSALTVTLFFGGWLGPYLPPLVWFALKTFAVVCFIILLRASLPRPRYDQLMAYGWKVLLPLSLLNLVVTGGILLAAMG, from the coding sequence ATGGAAATTCTGATACCCGTCTTGAAGGTCCTTTTTGTCTTCGTCGCGGTGATGGTCGTGGCCCCGGGACTCATCTGGCTTGAGCGCAGGCTTCTGGGGCTCTGGCAGGACAGGTACGGTCCCAACCGCGTGGGGCCTTTCGGCATCCTGCAGGTCCTGGCCGACATGCTGAAGGTCCTGGCCAAGGAGGACTGGATACCGCCCTTCGCGGATAAGGCCCTCTTCGTCTTCGCGCCCACCATCGTCGTGCTGGGCGCTCTTCTGTCCTTTGCCGTCATCCCCTTCGCCCCGGGGCTGGAGGTCATCGACCTCAATGTGGGGCTCCTCTATTTCCTCGGCCTGTCCTCCCTGGCGGTCTACAGCATAGCCTTCGCCGGATGGTCCTCCAACAGCAAGTACTCCCTCCTGGGAGGGTTGAGGGCCTCGGCGCAGATGGTGAGCTACGAAGTCTTCATGGGCATCTCCCTCATGGGGGTGGTCATGCTGGCGGGCTCTTTCAGGCTCTCGGACATCGTCGAAGCGCAGAAGGACCTGTGGTTCTGCATCCCCCAGTTTCTGGGGCTGGTGGTCTTCCTGATAGCCGGGACGGCCGAGACCCGCCGCCTGCCCTTCGACCTGCCGGAGGCCGAGAGCGAGCTGGTGGCGGGTTTTCACGCCGAGTACTCCGGGATGAAGTTCGGCCTTTTCTTCGTGGGCGAGTACATCGGGGTGACCCTCGTCTCGGCGCTCACGGTCACCCTTTTCTTCGGCGGCTGGTTGGGGCCGTATCTGCCGCCCCTGGTGTGGTTCGCCCTGAAGACGTTCGCGGTCGTCTGCTTCATCATCCTGCTCAGGGCGTCGCTGCCGCGGCCGCGATACGACCAGCTCATGGCATACGGGTGGAAGGTGTTGCTTCCCCTGTCGCTTCTGAACCTTGTGGTCACCGGCGGCATACTGCTTGCCGCGATGGGGTGA